From the Bacteroidia bacterium genome, one window contains:
- a CDS encoding glycosyltransferase family protein — protein MKIVVVIQARMGSTRLPGKVMLPLAGEPLLLRMVNRVRATRIPVSTLVATTTDPEDTDIRILCARHRIPCYSGDPFDLLDRHYRAALLYDADVVVKIPSDCPLIDPRIIEQVLAYFISNADRYDFVSNLHPPTWPDGNDVEVMGMRVLREAWKEATRTMEREHTTPFIWEQPERYRIGNVLWEAGLDYSMTHRWTIDYPEDYRFLRTVYDALYTEERPHFSLDDILHLLERQPWIGALNHRFAGVNWYRHHLHELRTIPPDRTRHADTSGSGINHPTTIYHEGIQ, from the coding sequence ATGAAAATCGTTGTGGTAATACAGGCACGTATGGGAAGTACGCGTCTGCCGGGTAAAGTGATGCTCCCTCTCGCGGGGGAGCCGCTGCTCTTGCGCATGGTGAACCGCGTCCGCGCAACCCGCATCCCTGTCAGCACACTCGTTGCCACAACGACGGATCCTGAGGATACGGATATCCGCATTTTGTGCGCGCGTCATCGAATACCCTGTTACAGCGGTGATCCCTTCGATCTGCTGGACCGCCACTATCGCGCCGCATTGCTCTACGATGCGGATGTCGTGGTGAAAATACCATCCGATTGTCCGCTCATCGATCCACGTATTATCGAACAAGTCCTGGCGTACTTTATCAGTAATGCTGATCGCTACGATTTCGTCAGCAATCTGCATCCGCCCACCTGGCCCGACGGCAATGATGTGGAGGTGATGGGGATGCGCGTGCTGCGCGAAGCGTGGAAGGAAGCCACGCGGACGATGGAGCGCGAACACACGACCCCGTTTATCTGGGAGCAACCCGAGCGTTACCGCATCGGGAACGTGTTGTGGGAAGCCGGCCTGGATTACTCGATGACCCATCGGTGGACGATAGACTATCCCGAGGATTATCGCTTCCTCCGCACGGTATACGACGCCCTGTACACGGAAGAGCGGCCCCATTTCTCCCTGGACGACATACTGCACCTGCTCGAGCGGCAGCCATGGATTGGAGCGTTGAACCATCGCTTCGCCGGTGTGAACTGGTACAGGCACCATTTGCATGAGCTTCGCACCATTCCACCTGACAGAACCCGGCATGCGGATACATCCGGCAGCGGGATCAATCACCCAACGACCATCTATCATGAGGGAATCCAGTGA
- a CDS encoding transketolase, with the protein MTYESTLRSIAATDERVIVMTAENRAAIRALPDVLGERFIDVGICEQTMLGAAAGLALRGRIPVVHALAAFLTMRAFEFTRTDVGIAHLPVKLIGAVPGFLSDGNGPTHQAIEDIAIMRGIPGMHIFCPADAEELNAFLPVIIHSQAPWYVRFNALAPVVSHTEAPVPGKAEILSEGYDVALLTYGFMLREAHRARELLEGQGVSVRLVNLRTLVPLDTEAVLSAVLECSLTVTLEDHFQTGGLYSILAELLLGRGMGADVLPIALTHWFSPGRLEHVLDTEGFSAVHIAHRILRQLEGNSTPMQTESEYLFKTYL; encoded by the coding sequence ATGACTTACGAAAGCACACTGCGCAGCATCGCCGCAACGGACGAACGCGTTATCGTCATGACCGCCGAGAATCGCGCCGCAATCCGGGCTCTCCCGGACGTCCTGGGGGAGCGCTTCATTGACGTCGGGATTTGTGAACAGACCATGCTCGGCGCGGCAGCGGGTCTGGCGCTTCGGGGGCGTATCCCCGTTGTTCACGCACTGGCGGCTTTCCTGACCATGCGCGCCTTCGAGTTCACGCGTACCGATGTCGGTATAGCCCATCTCCCCGTGAAGCTGATAGGAGCTGTCCCCGGCTTCCTTTCCGACGGTAATGGTCCGACACATCAGGCGATTGAAGATATTGCCATCATGCGCGGCATTCCGGGCATGCATATTTTCTGTCCCGCCGATGCCGAGGAACTCAACGCTTTCCTGCCCGTCATCATACACTCGCAAGCACCCTGGTATGTGCGGTTCAACGCGCTTGCGCCCGTCGTATCGCATACCGAAGCACCGGTCCCGGGGAAAGCGGAAATCCTGAGCGAGGGGTACGATGTTGCGCTTCTCACCTACGGGTTCATGTTGCGGGAAGCGCATCGGGCGCGGGAGTTGCTCGAAGGACAGGGTGTTTCCGTGCGCCTCGTCAATCTTCGCACGCTTGTCCCTCTCGACACGGAGGCGGTGTTGAGCGCTGTGCTCGAATGCTCCCTCACCGTGACGTTGGAAGACCATTTCCAAACCGGGGGGCTGTACAGCATTCTTGCGGAGTTGTTGCTGGGCAGAGGAATGGGCGCCGACGTGCTTCCCATCGCGTTGACCCACTGGTTCAGCCCTGGACGACTGGAACACGTGTTGGATACCGAAGGCTTCAGTGCCGTCCATATCGCACACCGCATCCTTCGGCAGCTGGAAGGCAACTCAACACCCATGCAGACGGAATCCGAGTATCTCTTCAAAACCTACCTCTGA
- the rnc gene encoding ribonuclease III, whose protein sequence is MLRFLKALVSKRSTSRTNVSRPPSGRHREEERLALSAFVTFDSAEFTRRTGYRIRSIEFFHQAVVHRSFLQLCPPGRFQSNERMEFLGDSVLNLIVAEYLYLTFPNAEEGQLSKVRSRLVSRAALGECARRLHLEDFLMLSPSAHQSIKDGSESIIVDAVESFVAAIYLDGGYLAAKAFVTEHLLNAFGTTRMAQDENYKSRLLEYTQARGLGGPKYVTVDESGPDHSPVFTVEVQVGGVPLGVGKGSNKKAAEQNAASFALSHLQSQDQAAAQQNS, encoded by the coding sequence ATGCTTCGATTTCTCAAGGCACTCGTTTCCAAACGCAGCACCTCACGTACGAATGTTTCACGTCCTCCTTCCGGTCGTCACCGGGAGGAGGAACGTCTCGCCCTGTCGGCCTTCGTGACGTTCGACAGCGCCGAATTCACCCGCCGCACCGGCTACCGCATCCGTTCCATAGAATTCTTCCATCAGGCCGTCGTTCATCGGTCCTTTCTGCAACTCTGTCCGCCCGGACGCTTCCAGTCCAACGAGCGCATGGAGTTTCTGGGTGATTCCGTCCTGAACCTCATTGTCGCCGAATACCTCTATCTCACCTTTCCCAACGCCGAGGAAGGCCAGCTCTCCAAGGTGCGCAGCCGCCTCGTGAGCCGGGCGGCCCTCGGCGAATGCGCGCGTCGTTTGCATCTTGAAGATTTCCTCATGCTCAGCCCGAGTGCGCATCAGTCCATCAAAGACGGCAGCGAATCCATTATCGTGGACGCCGTCGAATCCTTCGTCGCCGCGATTTACCTCGACGGCGGCTATCTCGCCGCCAAGGCCTTCGTGACGGAGCATTTGCTCAACGCTTTCGGAACGACGCGCATGGCGCAGGACGAGAACTATAAGAGCCGACTGCTCGAGTATACGCAGGCTCGCGGTCTTGGCGGGCCCAAATACGTCACCGTAGACGAGTCCGGCCCGGATCACAGCCCCGTTTTCACCGTGGAAGTGCAGGTGGGCGGTGTACCCCTCGGCGTCGGCAAAGGCAGCAACAAGAAGGCGGCGGAACAGAACGCCGCGTCCTTTGCGTTGAGTCATCTGCAATCGCAGGATCAGGCAGCCGCACAGCAAAATTCCTGA
- the gcvP gene encoding aminomethyl-transferring glycine dehydrogenase — MKRTPLYETSFETRHIGPSVREEQEMLALLGVSSLDALIDQTVPAQIRLPRPLDLPDGMGEHSYLAELKALAGKNKVFRSYIGLGYYNTHTPSVIRRNVLENPGWYTSYTPYQAEISQGRLEAILNYQTMIVDLTGMEIANASLLDEGTAAAEAMIMARGIVSRSAARKGSMKFFVCDTVYPQTLDVLALRAEPLGYEIVRGDFRTAQLDESFFGVLLQYPAQDGKVHDYRTIVEQAHALGLVVVVAADIMSLVALTPPGEFGADIVVGNSQRFGVPMGYGGPHAAFFATKQSYVRQMPGRIMGVSVDRHGNRAYRMTLQTREQHIRREKATSNICTAQALLAVMAGMYAIYHGAEGLKNIAGSIHTAAVALDKGLRSLGYEQLNEAYFDTLLVKADAAKLRPFAEAAGINFRYVDSDHVCIALDETVTEKDIHDILTVFAQCAGKEWKGGADLFDALATDFAEGVARSSAFLTHPVFNMNRSETEMMRYIKRLENKDVSLVHSMIPLGSCTMKLNAATELYPITWPEFGAIHPYVPADQAEGYREMITELEQQLAEVTGFAATSLMPNSGAQGEYTGLMVIRAYHVAQGDAQRNVVLIPSSAHGTNPASAVMAGAEVVIVACDDRGNIDVTDLRAKAEQYRDRLSALMVTYPSTHGVFEESIMDVCRVIHDNGGLVYMDGANLNAQLGLTSPGLIGADVCHLNLHKTFAIPHGGGGPGMGPICVTAALAPFLPGHPVVATGGDKAIPAVSAAPWGSASILPISYGYIKMLGGPGLTESTKFAILNANYLKARLEQDYSILYTGANGRVAHEFILDLRPFKDAHIEAIDVAKRLMDYGFHAPTVAFPVAGTLMIEPTESESKAELDRFAEAMLEIRKEIQEILDGTADAHDNVLKNAPHTATEATNEVWEHPYTRARAVFPLPYVRQAKVWTPVARIDDSYGDRNIMCACPPIEEYMAE, encoded by the coding sequence ATGAAACGCACCCCACTGTACGAAACCTCCTTTGAAACACGGCACATCGGACCGAGCGTCCGCGAAGAGCAGGAAATGCTCGCGCTGCTCGGCGTATCCTCACTCGATGCTTTGATAGACCAAACCGTCCCGGCGCAGATTCGCTTGCCCAGGCCGCTGGACTTGCCGGATGGCATGGGCGAGCACAGCTATCTCGCAGAGTTGAAGGCACTCGCCGGAAAGAACAAGGTGTTCCGTTCGTACATCGGACTGGGCTATTACAACACGCACACGCCCAGCGTCATTCGCCGCAATGTTCTGGAAAATCCGGGCTGGTACACCTCGTACACGCCGTATCAGGCCGAGATTTCGCAGGGACGCCTTGAAGCGATTCTGAATTATCAGACGATGATCGTGGACCTGACGGGCATGGAAATTGCAAACGCCTCCCTGCTCGACGAGGGCACCGCCGCGGCCGAAGCCATGATCATGGCGCGCGGTATTGTTTCGCGCAGCGCTGCGCGCAAGGGCAGCATGAAATTTTTCGTATGCGACACGGTGTATCCGCAAACACTGGATGTGCTTGCGCTCCGCGCCGAACCGCTGGGCTACGAAATTGTGCGCGGAGATTTCCGCACGGCGCAGCTCGACGAGTCCTTCTTCGGCGTGCTGCTGCAATACCCGGCGCAGGATGGCAAGGTGCATGATTACCGCACGATTGTGGAACAGGCACATGCGCTGGGTCTGGTCGTGGTCGTGGCTGCGGACATCATGTCTCTTGTCGCGCTCACACCACCGGGCGAGTTCGGTGCCGACATCGTTGTCGGAAATTCTCAGCGCTTCGGTGTGCCCATGGGCTACGGCGGTCCGCACGCGGCGTTTTTCGCCACAAAGCAGAGCTACGTTCGCCAGATGCCCGGTCGCATCATGGGTGTTTCGGTGGATCGCCACGGCAACCGCGCCTATCGCATGACGCTGCAGACGCGCGAGCAGCATATCCGCCGCGAAAAGGCCACGTCCAACATCTGCACCGCGCAGGCGCTGCTGGCGGTGATGGCGGGCATGTACGCGATTTATCATGGCGCGGAAGGATTGAAGAACATCGCCGGAAGCATCCATACCGCCGCGGTAGCGCTGGACAAGGGCCTGCGCTCGCTGGGCTACGAGCAGTTGAACGAAGCGTACTTCGACACGCTGCTGGTGAAAGCCGATGCGGCGAAACTCCGTCCCTTCGCCGAAGCGGCCGGCATCAACTTCCGCTATGTCGATTCGGACCATGTATGCATCGCTCTGGACGAGACGGTGACGGAAAAGGATATTCACGACATTCTGACGGTATTCGCGCAATGCGCCGGCAAAGAGTGGAAGGGCGGGGCGGATCTTTTCGACGCACTCGCTACAGATTTTGCGGAGGGCGTCGCGCGGAGCAGCGCTTTCCTGACGCATCCGGTATTCAACATGAACCGCAGCGAAACGGAAATGATGCGCTACATCAAGCGTCTGGAGAACAAGGACGTGTCGCTGGTGCATTCCATGATTCCGCTGGGTTCCTGCACCATGAAACTCAACGCGGCGACGGAGTTGTATCCGATCACCTGGCCGGAATTCGGAGCGATACATCCCTATGTCCCGGCCGATCAGGCGGAGGGCTATCGTGAAATGATTACCGAGCTTGAGCAGCAGCTCGCCGAGGTCACCGGTTTCGCCGCCACGTCGCTCATGCCCAATTCCGGTGCGCAGGGCGAATACACGGGCCTGATGGTCATCCGCGCGTATCACGTGGCGCAGGGCGATGCGCAGCGCAATGTGGTGCTCATTCCTTCCTCCGCACACGGCACCAATCCCGCGTCCGCCGTCATGGCCGGCGCCGAGGTGGTGATCGTCGCTTGCGACGATCGCGGCAATATCGACGTGACCGATCTGCGCGCAAAGGCGGAGCAGTACCGCGATCGCCTGTCCGCGCTCATGGTCACCTATCCCAGCACACACGGAGTGTTCGAGGAGAGCATCATGGACGTATGCCGCGTCATTCACGATAACGGCGGCCTGGTGTACATGGATGGCGCCAACCTCAACGCGCAGCTCGGGCTCACCAGTCCCGGTCTCATCGGCGCGGACGTCTGCCATTTGAATCTGCATAAGACCTTCGCCATTCCGCACGGCGGTGGCGGTCCGGGCATGGGCCCCATTTGCGTCACCGCGGCGCTGGCGCCCTTCCTTCCGGGGCACCCCGTGGTTGCGACGGGCGGCGACAAGGCCATACCGGCCGTATCGGCTGCTCCCTGGGGCAGCGCGAGCATTCTGCCGATTTCTTACGGCTACATCAAAATGCTCGGCGGTCCCGGACTGACGGAGTCCACAAAATTCGCCATCCTGAATGCAAACTATCTCAAGGCGCGTCTGGAACAGGACTACAGCATCCTGTACACCGGGGCCAACGGCCGCGTGGCGCATGAGTTCATTCTTGATCTGCGTCCGTTCAAGGATGCGCATATCGAAGCCATCGATGTCGCGAAGCGCCTCATGGATTACGGCTTCCACGCCCCCACCGTGGCCTTCCCCGTAGCCGGCACGCTGATGATCGAGCCCACCGAAAGCGAGAGCAAGGCCGAGCTGGACCGCTTTGCCGAGGCCATGCTGGAAATCCGCAAAGAGATTCAGGAAATCCTCGACGGCACCGCCGACGCGCACGACAACGTGCTGAAAAACGCGCCGCACACCGCCACAGAGGCCACCAACGAAGTGTGGGAGCATCCCTACACGCGCGCCAGGGCCGTCTTCCCGCTGCCCTACGTGCGTCAGGCCAAGGTCTGGACGCCCGTCGCCCGCATAGACGACTCCTACGGCGACCGCAACATCATGTGCGCGTGTCCGCCCATCGAGGAGTATATGGCGGAGTAA
- a CDS encoding transketolase has protein sequence MTDIEHRSLADTATRVREHIIRMSGNGGCFIGASLSCTDLIVYLYKHVLNISPDRVVDPDRDYFLLSKGHDVPALYGVFAELGYMDSARLSNHLHPQDVLYWHPNREVPGIEFHSGSLGHLLSVGIGVALDIRLRKGSNRVFVMLGDGELNEGSIWEAALVAGAQKLDNLIVVIDRNAFQANLRTEDLLPLEPLEDKFEAFGWSVRRIDGHCFSEMEEVFGTVPFEPGRPGVIIADTVRGKGLPSIEARADRWFVNFKPEEVDMLLDELHGIQRAELSSEALHVR, from the coding sequence GTGACTGATATCGAACATCGCTCTCTTGCCGACACCGCAACACGCGTGCGTGAGCATATCATACGCATGTCCGGCAACGGTGGCTGTTTCATAGGCGCATCGCTCTCCTGTACGGACCTCATCGTGTATCTGTACAAGCATGTGCTGAATATTTCGCCCGACCGTGTTGTCGATCCGGACAGAGATTATTTTCTGCTCTCGAAGGGACATGATGTACCTGCGCTGTACGGGGTGTTCGCGGAGCTCGGGTATATGGATTCCGCCCGTCTGTCCAACCATTTGCATCCGCAGGATGTGCTGTACTGGCATCCCAATCGCGAAGTGCCGGGAATCGAGTTTCATAGCGGATCACTCGGGCATCTTCTGTCCGTGGGCATCGGCGTGGCGTTGGATATACGCTTACGAAAAGGATCGAATCGAGTGTTCGTGATGCTGGGTGACGGAGAGCTCAACGAGGGCAGCATCTGGGAAGCGGCGCTGGTGGCGGGCGCACAGAAGCTGGATAATCTCATCGTGGTCATTGATCGCAACGCGTTTCAGGCAAACCTGCGCACGGAGGATCTCCTGCCGCTCGAACCGCTCGAAGACAAATTCGAAGCGTTCGGTTGGTCCGTCCGTCGCATAGATGGACATTGCTTCAGCGAGATGGAAGAGGTATTCGGCACAGTTCCCTTCGAGCCGGGGCGCCCCGGCGTCATCATCGCCGACACCGTGCGCGGGAAGGGGCTGCCCAGCATCGAAGCCCGCGCGGACAGATGGTTTGTGAATTTCAAACCCGAAGAAGTGGATATGCTGCTGGACGAGTTGCACGGTATACAGCGAGCGGAGCTGTCGTCCGAGGCACTGCATGTTCGCTGA
- a CDS encoding endonuclease/exonuclease/phosphatase family protein, with protein MISHLISEADGMRTSMLRGSTPVSLLREYRLRCLSINTHRGQGPKLSLLRAGASPEELQRIELMHDTRAYAYFIAEWLNNHKSNYDVVALQEVFNGVLGVGERIVQKYRQRDHYRMLSGFASYLEHGVGFAAFRYQNLLLSQLPKLSRAAYHLHLPGKVFFLASCGFTLAPFLLKDTIIWIGNTHLHAYSPAARMRQARSIAQVIRALGDAPIILMGDLNTVASGCRIADFGPGDIDRYNYQNDDTLAILSDTGLGTVRHEDALRYYSYPTGLPNRTLDYILFSRHWHVHDYGALHGFMLSDHYPVFAELELNIRNN; from the coding sequence ATGATTTCTCATCTGATTTCCGAAGCGGACGGTATGCGGACCTCCATGTTGCGAGGCAGCACGCCGGTATCGCTGCTCCGCGAATACCGTCTGCGCTGCCTGAGCATCAATACGCATCGCGGCCAGGGGCCGAAGTTATCGCTCCTTCGAGCGGGGGCTTCACCGGAAGAACTCCAGCGCATAGAGCTGATGCATGACACGCGGGCATACGCGTATTTCATTGCCGAGTGGCTGAACAATCACAAGAGCAACTACGACGTAGTGGCTCTGCAGGAGGTGTTCAACGGGGTTCTGGGTGTGGGGGAGCGCATCGTCCAGAAATACCGGCAGCGGGATCACTACCGCATGCTCAGTGGTTTCGCGTCCTACCTCGAGCACGGGGTGGGTTTCGCGGCATTCCGGTATCAGAATCTGCTGTTGAGTCAGTTGCCGAAGCTCTCTCGTGCGGCATATCACCTGCACTTACCGGGGAAGGTGTTTTTTCTGGCCTCCTGCGGATTCACGCTCGCGCCGTTTTTGCTCAAGGACACAATCATCTGGATTGGCAATACCCATCTTCATGCCTACAGCCCCGCGGCACGGATGCGGCAGGCGCGCAGCATCGCGCAAGTGATCCGCGCACTCGGTGATGCACCGATCATACTGATGGGGGATCTGAACACCGTGGCCTCCGGATGTCGCATTGCCGACTTCGGTCCGGGCGATATTGACCGGTATAATTATCAGAACGATGACACGCTCGCCATCCTCTCCGACACCGGCTTGGGAACGGTACGGCACGAAGACGCATTGCGGTACTACTCCTATCCAACCGGGCTTCCGAACCGTACGCTGGACTATATCCTCTTCAGCCGGCATTGGCATGTGCACGACTACGGCGCGTTGCACGGGTTCATGCTGTCGGATCACTATCCCGTATTCGCCGAACTGGAACTCAACATCCGGAATAATTGA
- a CDS encoding lysylphosphatidylglycerol synthase domain-containing protein, protein MQEAQILRKNATRFLVAVLIAGSALLLWQQLRGVSLHDVQALVSTLGYRLPLIVLPYGLVLLLDVLGWRQCMTTPRYLSLRTLFAIRVSTDALLNTIPAGVAIAEPMRIMMLHRRLRLPVADATSATLLSKMNIAIAQMLFVLLGLLLVLLHANQHQGIAALLDSAGGWVTVLPATLLVLAVLSLPYTGPRFTQLLQLLHRLPVPTLRKQLSRGERALAEIDGYIGDFARSNRARFITSLLLFLWGWLLMAAETWLLLHLLGAEVSISQAIVFEGLASIVKLLFFFIPSGIGAQDLSFVAMLFAFGVPDAATVAVAFMLLRRGKELFWAITGLGVLGFLRPGTDAHTPAQQTAMAGEAVS, encoded by the coding sequence ATGCAAGAAGCGCAGATACTCCGGAAAAACGCCACCCGATTCCTTGTCGCAGTGCTCATTGCAGGGAGTGCCCTGTTGCTGTGGCAGCAGCTTCGCGGTGTGTCGCTGCACGATGTGCAAGCGCTGGTGAGCACCCTCGGATATCGTCTGCCTCTGATCGTCCTTCCGTACGGACTCGTGCTCCTGCTTGACGTACTCGGTTGGCGGCAATGCATGACAACACCGCGCTATCTGTCACTGCGCACCCTTTTCGCCATCCGTGTCTCCACCGATGCGTTATTGAACACCATCCCGGCCGGGGTGGCGATAGCCGAACCGATGCGCATCATGATGCTGCATCGTCGTCTGCGTCTTCCCGTCGCCGACGCGACCTCCGCCACACTTCTTTCAAAGATGAATATCGCTATCGCACAAATGTTGTTTGTGCTCCTGGGCCTGTTGCTCGTATTGCTTCATGCCAATCAACATCAGGGCATCGCCGCGTTGCTGGACAGCGCCGGAGGATGGGTGACCGTGCTGCCGGCGACGCTGCTTGTTCTCGCCGTGCTGTCTCTCCCGTACACTGGGCCGCGCTTTACGCAACTGCTGCAGCTGCTGCATCGATTGCCTGTGCCTACACTCCGGAAGCAGTTGTCAAGAGGGGAGAGAGCGCTCGCGGAGATTGACGGGTATATCGGGGATTTCGCGCGCAGCAATCGCGCCCGCTTTATTACCTCGCTGCTGCTGTTTCTCTGGGGTTGGCTGCTCATGGCGGCGGAAACATGGCTCCTGCTGCACCTGCTCGGTGCGGAAGTCAGCATATCGCAGGCGATCGTATTTGAAGGGCTCGCGTCCATCGTCAAGCTGCTATTTTTCTTTATTCCCTCCGGGATAGGTGCGCAGGATTTGAGCTTCGTCGCCATGCTCTTCGCCTTCGGAGTTCCCGATGCCGCCACGGTTGCCGTCGCCTTCATGCTGCTTCGTCGCGGGAAAGAATTGTTCTGGGCGATCACCGGCCTCGGAGTGCTGGGCTTCCTTCGTCCGGGTACCGATGCGCATACGCCCGCGCAGCAGACTGCGATGGCGGGAGAGGCGGTCTCGTGA
- the hisN gene encoding histidinol-phosphatase encodes MITSTTSRNVIEASANSSILPGFLPLLHALADASAVWIMRHFRTDFATERKADSSPVTEADRGAERIMREMILASHPDHGIIGEEYGSLRPEARWTWVLDPIDGTKSFISGVPLFGTLIAVCEYGQPLLGCINFPVLHQRLIGDNRNAWLNGSRISVRPIHALEDATLLVTDPSDIRRHKNGVAFERLTERVGIFRSWGDCYGHALLASGYADIMVDPVLQPWDIMALLPVLRGAGAAVSSYEGGDAVASGSLVASHPALHDEVIAMLNND; translated from the coding sequence ATGATAACATCCACAACATCCAGGAACGTGATCGAAGCCTCAGCGAATTCTTCTATCCTCCCCGGCTTTCTTCCGTTGCTTCACGCGCTCGCCGATGCAAGCGCAGTCTGGATCATGCGCCATTTCCGGACCGATTTCGCAACGGAGCGCAAAGCGGACAGTAGCCCCGTTACCGAGGCGGACCGGGGCGCCGAGCGCATCATGCGGGAGATGATTCTTGCTTCACATCCGGATCATGGCATCATCGGCGAAGAGTACGGAAGCCTGCGTCCCGAAGCGCGCTGGACCTGGGTGCTGGATCCCATCGACGGCACGAAATCCTTTATCAGCGGCGTGCCGCTGTTCGGGACGCTCATCGCCGTCTGCGAATACGGTCAGCCGCTTCTGGGCTGTATCAACTTTCCAGTGCTGCATCAACGGCTGATCGGTGACAACAGAAACGCATGGCTCAATGGCTCTCGCATCAGCGTGCGGCCGATACACGCACTGGAAGATGCCACATTGCTGGTAACCGATCCCTCCGATATCAGGCGTCACAAAAACGGTGTTGCATTCGAACGTCTCACGGAGCGCGTCGGTATCTTCAGAAGCTGGGGGGATTGCTATGGACATGCCTTGCTCGCTTCCGGATACGCGGACATCATGGTGGATCCCGTACTGCAACCCTGGGATATCATGGCGCTACTGCCCGTCCTGCGGGGGGCCGGAGCCGCGGTGAGCAGCTACGAAGGCGGGGATGCGGTCGCGTCCGGGAGTCTCGTCGCATCGCATCCCGCCCTGCATGACGAGGTAATCGCGATGCTGAATAACGACTGA
- a CDS encoding aminotransferase class III-fold pyridoxal phosphate-dependent enzyme, producing the protein MPNTIAFNEQYPDIHQSEQWYARALGLIPGQTQTLAKGPGQYVRGVAPMFAAHAKGAHMFDVDGNAYIDYNMGIGPISLGYAYDRVDDAIREQLARGITFSLVHPLEVEVAELLRDVLPHAEMIRYSKAGNDVTSAAVRLARAFTGRDTVLCCGYHGWHDWYISVTDRNRGIPAQVADLTYTFQYNDIQSVIDSIDDDTACVILEPVVFEEPRDNFLQELRAVCDRYGVLLIFDEMWTGFRLALGGAQEYFGVRADLACYSKAVANGMPISVLAGRADIMTLCEKDVFFYTTFGGEALSLAAAKATILEMREKQVQKRLFEAGGRLRDGLNTMLSELEIDYIHCRGYAPRSIVTFDASAGNPLMLKSLAQQELIKRGILWSGFHTVSYSHTDDDIEHTLAAWREVLPLLHDAVATGEVDSQLRGAPVEPVFRKTSNFNTRAKTSAQAQ; encoded by the coding sequence ATGCCCAACACCATCGCATTCAACGAACAGTATCCTGATATACACCAGTCTGAACAGTGGTACGCCCGCGCGCTGGGCCTCATCCCCGGGCAGACGCAGACACTCGCGAAGGGACCCGGTCAATACGTGCGGGGCGTCGCCCCCATGTTTGCCGCGCACGCCAAGGGTGCACACATGTTCGATGTCGACGGCAACGCGTACATCGATTACAACATGGGTATCGGACCTATATCTCTTGGATATGCCTATGATCGTGTGGACGACGCCATCCGCGAGCAACTCGCACGCGGCATTACCTTTTCTCTTGTGCACCCGTTGGAAGTGGAGGTGGCGGAACTGTTGCGCGACGTACTTCCGCACGCAGAGATGATCCGCTACTCCAAGGCGGGCAACGACGTGACCTCCGCGGCAGTGCGCCTCGCACGTGCCTTTACGGGACGCGACACGGTGCTCTGTTGCGGTTACCACGGTTGGCACGACTGGTACATCTCCGTGACGGATCGCAATCGTGGGATCCCGGCGCAGGTGGCAGACCTCACGTACACCTTTCAATACAACGACATACAGTCCGTCATAGACTCCATAGACGACGACACGGCCTGCGTCATTCTCGAACCGGTGGTGTTTGAAGAGCCACGCGACAACTTTTTGCAAGAGCTTCGCGCCGTCTGTGATCGCTACGGTGTGCTCCTGATATTCGACGAAATGTGGACGGGATTTCGACTCGCCCTCGGCGGTGCGCAGGAGTACTTCGGTGTTCGTGCGGACCTCGCCTGCTACTCGAAAGCCGTCGCCAACGGCATGCCCATCAGCGTACTCGCGGGCAGGGCGGACATCATGACGCTGTGCGAGAAGGATGTGTTCTTCTACACGACCTTTGGTGGAGAAGCCCTTTCACTTGCCGCGGCCAAGGCCACGATTCTTGAGATGCGCGAGAAACAGGTGCAAAAGCGTCTCTTCGAAGCCGGCGGGCGCTTGCGGGACGGACTGAACACCATGCTTTCGGAGTTGGAAATCGATTACATCCATTGTCGCGGTTACGCTCCCCGAAGTATTGTCACCTTTGATGCTTCCGCGGGAAATCCGCTCATGCTCAAATCCTTGGCGCAGCAGGAACTGATCAAACGCGGCATCCTCTGGTCGGGCTTTCACACGGTGAGTTATTCTCATACCGACGACGATATCGAGCATACACTCGCGGCCTGGCGGGAAGTTCTTCCACTGCTGCACGATGCCGTCGCCACTGGTGAAGTTGATTCACAGCTGCGAGGTGCACCGGTGGAACCCGTATTTCGAAAGACCAGCAACTTCAACACCCGGGCGAAGACCTCGGCACAGGCACAATGA